TGCTTTTAGTTAATGGGTTCGCTTGTTAAGAATGAATTTAGCACCAGCCATCTCAGAGGTCAGAGCATGATGGCGTACGCCCAAACATAGAACAATTGAAGTTGACTTTCTCTGCATACCTCATGTCAATGGCCAGACTAGCGCGTTTTAGGACATTTTTATTTTATGCCTTACAATTTTGGTTAGCTTCTAATCCTGGTGTTGGTTCAACTTCAATTTCCTACTATCTTTATGTTGCTTGGTACAACTGGAACTCCCAATTTCAGTTTTTAAGTTGCACTTTCTTGGCATTTTAGTATGCATTCCACAGGACTTTTGATCTCACATCGCTAGTGTAGAATCTATTTTGATTCACCACCTCCCTTTCGCTGCACTGTTCCTGTGCTCTTACATGTGCCTGGCCGCCTGCTTCAACATTGAATCAAATCAAACTATGAACATAGCGTCCTGTTTAAGGACCATAATGTTGGCACTTGTGGTACAGTGCTGAACACTTTGGCTGTTTTGTATTTTACCAGCTAATGTATTCATCTTGATTGGAATGTCTAATAGATGCTGCATCTATTGAGAGCTTTGTGCCACATAGACTCATAGTGAAAAATTGCTTTTTGGCTAGATGTTCGATTTTTTTGGGTTCAGTAGAGCATATTGTAGGAATCAAAATTGGGCAATCTGTCTGCCAATTGGAAGTTTTGGGCAATCAGTTAAGTTTATTCAGTTCGTTGATCGGATGGACAGAGATGGCCCAAAGGTACAATGGAAGAATGCCTGAGATGTGGTTGACTTGGGAGTTGTCCAGCTTTTTATTGGAATGAATCCTGTGGTTTTGGATAACAGAGTTGTTCATATGCTAGCCAGAACTCAGAAGGTCCTAATTAAATCCTGTAGATGATGTGACACCTTCTACATCACATGTTCAGTTCTTTGATATACAAAAGAACCTTCTTTTTTGTTAGTTTTAGTATAGATACACGTAGTTTGAAACTTAGAAAGCTGCACACAATTTTACAAAAATCTTAAGAAGAAAAATGCAAGTATGAAGGCTGACTAGATTAATGAGTAGGAGTCGGAGGCCCCTTTTGGTAGGGCTTCCAAACCGGCTTCACCACCGGCTtgtggtgaagccctaccaaacggctCAGCACAGAATGGCTTCACCAGAGGAGCCGCTTGAATCCCGCTGATTGGAGCTGTTCTGTGGAGGGGGAGCCAAAAAAATTGGCTCCCTGCGGCTCCTCCTGTCGATTTGCCACCGTTGTCCTCAGGTGGGGCCCACGAGTGAAGCGAGGCAGCACGAGGATGCTGGGCAGTGAGCGAGGATGCTGAGCAATGAGCGAGGATGCTGGGCAGTGAGCGGAGGCGCCGGTCGGCGGTGGGTAGAGCGACGGTGGCGCGTCGTGGAGGCGGCTAGCGGCGGGCGCTGGAGCGGAGAcaccggcgggcgcgggggttGGCTGGCAGCAGGGAGTGGAGACGTCGATCGGTAGTGGGTGTAGGAGCTCGGGCTAGATGCCGACGACGACCGACGCTAGGGGAGAAGGATGGTGAGGCCCGAGCAGGGGGGAGCTCGATGGCAGCGCCAGGGGGAGCTTGATGTCGAGGTTGGGCGGGGGGAGCTTGATGGCGAGGTCAAGTGGGGGGAGCTTGATGGCGAGGTTGGGTGGGGGGAGCTCGACGGTGGCGCCAGGGGAGTAGGACGGCAAGGCccaagcgggaggaggaggaatatGGCGGTCTGTGGATAGGAATGAGGATGACGGGTCACGAGTCAAATGGATAAGGAAGCtcggaagaaaaagaaaggggcaGGAAAGTAGGAAAAGAggggggaaaagaaaagaaataagaaaaaaaagagaaaatgcaTTAATTTTTTCATTTCATATGATAAATCACACTACAATTGAGGGAGAATGGATAAGGAGGATGGGGAAAGGGAAGGAAATGGAGTGAAGAAATAAtgggaagaaaagagaaaaagaaaaggaaaaatgagaGGGGTATTATAGACATTTCATCCTCTTATCCATGTTACACAGccaggagaagccgttttgccaaacattttTTCAACCAGACAAGCCAAAGCCAAAAAAAGTTGCTTCATCGGAGAAGCAACAGCCGCAGCCATTTTAGCCACAGCCGCAGTCTTGCCAAACGAGTCCTGAGACTGTGCTAAAGTTCTGTAACCGTCTCTGCATGAGAGCTCGAGGCATGTCTAGGTTGTGTTACCATCTCTAGGCCACTACGAACCAAGTTGAAACTGAGTCCAACTAGCTTTTGAGTTCGAGCACTGTGTCCAAGTCTAAAGCTATGCCAGGATATCACATATCAGGCTGTGTGAAGACATCAACTCTAGGGACATCTTGAGAAAACAAGTTAAGCAGGAAATTGTtggatatttaatttttttcttgggTATAAAAAGTAAAGTTGGGATGCATACATGTCAGTGCTGGAACTCAGTAATAGCTTCCTGTAGTTGTTACTTGAATGAATAAAACCTACACGGTTACAAGAGGATGGTAGTGAGGACAACCTGTTTGGCTGTTTAGCTGTGGCCTGTGCTGCCACTGGAGTTTTCAGTTTAACTGAAAAGTTCATAATAGTTATGCATAGGGTGGTAAAGCGCAGCCATATAGAAATAAACCCTACTTAGCTTAAGACGAGATGAAAACATAGTGCTTATGTGTAATTCAGTTTCTATCTTAGTTGTTTTTGGTTTAGAAGTATATAATTTATATATGCACACCTCATCTTCGTACTACCTTTATTTGGTAGTGGCGCCTATATAAACCCCTGTCCGCTCCACATTCTCCACAGAATCTGCATTGCTTGCACTCTATTCTACTGATCCTCATATTTGGCCACTGAGATGAACCAGGAAATGCTGAATCTCGCAGACAATCAGCAAATGCTCATTGCTGGTGCTGCGCTGCTACTCGCTACCATCACCTTCATCAAGCTCCTCGTGTGGTCTGGTTCTAGAGGCAAGCATCTGCCACCAACTATCCTGGCGTTGCCGGTGGTTGGTGGGCTGATCCGGTTCATGCGTGGCCCCATCTCCATGATCTGGGAGGAGTATGCGCGTCTTGGCAGCGTGTTCACCCTCTGCATACTCAACCACAAGATCACCTTCTTGATTGGTCCTGAGGTGTCAGAGCACTTCTTCAATGGTCATGAGTCTGAGTTGAGCCAGCAGGAGGTGTACAAGTTCACTGTGGCAGCGTTTGGCCCAGGAGTTTCGTTTGATGTGAAGTATTCCGTGAGGCTGGAGCAGATCCGGATCTTCGCTGAGGCAGTCCGTGGTAACAATCTCCGCAGCTATGTCGGTCAGATGGTTTCTGAAGCTGAGGTGATAATTACTTCCTTTGAATTCATCCATGTTTTATTCTGAACACTGTAATGGTTACTTTGATAATTTAGCAATAGTGAGGTCAGGTGCTTCGTATTATTGGATGCCAATGAATTAGAGACATACTCTGTTGTAGTCCGTACGCTACCtggcttttgttttttttattgtcaATAACCTGGTGTGTTATTGAGCTTTGCATATGTGAATTAGTTTCTCAGATTAACCATTCAACTCATTAATTGGATAGTTTACTATATTGATGTGCTAGAGAAATATGGTACGATATTCAGATGGCATAATTTATACTCTGAGCCATTCCAGTAGTCCTCTCCGGTACTGAGTATCATAAGTTCATTAATTCTGGTTTGCCACTTGTACAACcaacttaaatttttgcaaCTGTTTTTTTTCGTGAATATACATACCATTTTTTCTGTGACAGCTGTTGCACATTTTGGCTTAACCTTTACTGCTATTCTCCGTGTTTGCTTTTAATTAGCATGCCAAGATAAATGCTATTTTCTGACAGAGACTTTATTTGTCTGCATTTGTTATCTTTGCGCATCAGGTTGACAGTTAATCTCACTTATAAATCAAACATTACGTGCAGGAGTACTTCACAAAGTGGGGAGACAGTGGCACTGTTGATTTGAAGTATGAGCTGGAGCAGATCATCCTACTGATTACTAGCCGCTGCTTGCTTGGAAGGGAGGTGCGAGAGAATCTCTTTAATGATGTTGCCACCCTCTTCCGTGATCTTTGCAATGGGATGCAGCCAGTGAGTGTTATATTCCCCTACCTCCCAATCCCTGCACATCGGCGCCGTGACCGGGCACGGGCACGGTTGGGAGAAATGTTCTCCACCATCATCAAGTCCCGCAAGGCCTCTGGGCAGTCTGAGGAGGACATGCTGCAGCGCTTAATTGATTACAAGTACAAGAATGGGCGCCCCACCACAGAGGGTGAGATAACTGGGCTACTTATAGCAGTACTCTTTGGCGGACAGCAGACTAGCTCTATCACCTCGACCTGGACAGGGGCCTACCTCCTTCAGTTCAAGCAGTACTTTGCAGCTGCTGTGGAGGAGCAGAAGGAGGTCATGAAGCGGCACGGGAACAAGATTGATTATGACATCTTGGCAGAGATGGACGTCCTCCACCGTTGCGTCAAGGAGGCTCTCAGGCTTCAACCGCCCCTACCCCTATTGTTCCGCTACTCGCACTCCGACTTCACCGTGACAACCAAGGAAGGCAAAGAGCTTGTCGTCCCCAAGGGCCACATGGTCGCGACGTCCCCGTCTGTCGCCAACAGGCTCCCCCACATCTACAAGAACCCTGACACGTATGACCCCAACCGGTTCGCGCCTGGAAGGAATGAGGACAAGGCGGCAGGCGCCCTGTCGTACATCCCCTTCGGAGGCGGCAAGCACTGGTGCATCGGCCAGCTCTTCGCCTACCTGGAGATTGAGACGGTGTGGGCGCACCTGCTGAGGAACTTCGAGCTGGAGCTGGTCTCCCCGTTCCCGGAGAGCGAATGGAACTCGATGGTCGTCGGCGTCAAGGGCGAGTTGCTGGTGAAGTACAAGCGGCGCAGGCTCGTGGTTGGAAACTAAGACCAGCCTGGTTCTCGTGCCCCAGCTCTGTCTAGGTGTTTCAGTTGTTCCCCTGTGTTACTAAGTGTTAATAACTTGTGTACCTGTCCAGCTGTCCTGTTAAGATCCTCCTGTTCATGGTTCTGTTTGATGGCGCGAAACCAGAAAATGAACAGATGGTGGTTGTACACTTGTAATGAATAAACTTGAAGTCCCCGGTGTGAATGAATGTATATCATCTTGTTGATGCACTCTGAATGTCTGTTACTTGTGCCGGGGGTTGGATCGAGCTGCATGGGCGGGAGGGGTGGGCATTCAGGTAATTCGGGTAATCTAAAATTCAGGTTATGAATTGCTACCCGGTCTACTCTTGAGAAAAGGAAAACCCGAATGTTCAAGTACCCATTGAACTACCCGAAAATTCGGGTACCCGAAAATTCGGGTACCCGAAAATTTTTATCTCCATTTTATTGAGTTATTATTTTTTCCCGAATTACCCATTGAACTACTCCTATCATCTCTCCCCAACAGATAACAACTCAATAACATGGAGATAAAATAATGACTCGATCAACATACCATATATCAGACAAAAAGATGAATCGTTGGATCAAATGAACAACCAATCCAATTTGCTAGCTTCTTTTTAACGTGGAGGTGGAGATGCAGCTGCACTGGCGGCATGAAGTAAAGTTCGGGTAGTGGGgctaaatacccgaatttttcaAATTAAATTCGGGTTTCTCAACATCGTACCCAAGATAGTGATCAGGTATTTTGGGTTTGGGTAATTCAGGTTTAGGTTCGGGGTTCAGAAAATTCTTCCCACCCCGAGCTTCACTGACTCAATGGCTGCAGTGAGCTCGTCGCTGCAGGCTAGCCGAGGCCGGTCCACCTCAAAGAGGCACATATCGCAATCTATCCATGGTTTTCTGCTGTCTTGACTCGCCCGGAGGTCGGAGGAGCCGCCGGTGGATCATCAGCATCGATTCAGTCGTTCGGCTCGTTCCTAGCTACCGCAAGCATAATTTGTGTAGTAGGCCTATTAGTCATATGAAGGATATAAATAATGTGTATTTATGATCCACCATCGAACGGGCATTTGGTCTAGTGGTATGATTCTCGCTTAGGGTGCGAGAGGTCCCGAGTTCAATTCTCGGAATGCCccacatttcttttttttttctgcctattttcttttttattggaATCTATACCAGTGAAATCAGATAAGAACAACTGCCTTTTGCGCAGAAAGAAAAGGTTAGAGTAATTGCCGGCTCTTAAATAGAAAAAACCTTTGTTTTGCCATAAAAACTAGAAACCCTTTTTTCCCTGAAATTTGGAACATATTTTACACAAGAAATTAAATCCCGAGTTACAAGCAGATCAGTGAGAGAGAAAAAACAGAATCTAAATGTAGAAAATAACGGGGCCATCTTTTCATTCCTCGTCTCCAATCTATCTGTTGCCCGTTCCTCGAGCTTGCCCCCCACTAAGACGTCCGACAGACGTTTCGTTTCGGCTGCCGCCAAATTTGCAGAGAACAAGAATATGCGCCACAGTATCTCGCCCAATCTCGCTGCAACTCCCCCGGTGTCACGCTAGACACGATTCGTACGAAGAGATGCTCGACGTCTCCCGCGTGGACTGTGGAGGCTTTCATCATCCCTCCTCTGAGACCGTAGAGTGCCATCCTCATTGGCGTGGTTGGGCCGGCGAGGGGACAGACGGGCCGATCCCGATCTGCTGATCCACGCAGCCTTTTGGTTTTCCGGCCCAAAAGATTCCTCGAACCCGCCGTGCGCAACAAAACAGCCACAGATGACGTAGACAAACACCATCATCCatgagaagggaaaaaaaaaaacacagtcGATCGTTTGGATTGGCAGCGTGATCGAGAATCCCAAAACCCAATGCAAGAGAATTCACTTGGTTAACAGGAGGAATGTAAAGAAGCTCCCTCGTGCCATGGAACGGCGTGTGACGAGGggtgggaggaaaaaaaaaatcaagcatgGAAGCTAGTAATATTTTGCTTACAAGGgacatataaaaaaaactaaaaagaggCAATCCGTGCCGTGATTCCCCAGCCTTGACGGCGACGAACCAACCGGCGA
This genomic window from Setaria viridis chromosome 8, Setaria_viridis_v4.0, whole genome shotgun sequence contains:
- the LOC117833165 gene encoding obtusifoliol 14-alpha demethylase isoform X2 — translated: MLNLADNQQMLIAGAALLLATITFIKLLVWSGSRGKHLPPTILALPVVGGLIRFMRGPISMIWEEYARLGSVFTLCILNHKITFLIGPEVSEHFFNGHESELSQQEVYKFTVAAFGPGVSFDVKYSVRLEQIRIFAEAVRGNNLRSYVGQMVSEAEEYFTKWGDSGTVDLKYELEQIILLITSRCLLGREVRENLFNDVATLFRDLCNGMQPVSVIFPYLPIPAHRRRDRARARLGEMFSTIIKSRKASGQSEEDMLQRLIDYKYKNGRPTTEGEITGLLIAVLFGGQQTSSITSTWTGAYLLQFKQYFAAAVEEQKEVMKRHGNKIDYDILAEMDVLHRCVKEALRLQPPLPLLFRYSHSDFTVTTKEGKELVVPKGHMVATSPSVANRLPHIYKNPDTYDPNRFAPGRNEDKAAGALSYIPFGGGKHWCIGQLFAYLEIETVWAHLLRNFELELVSPFPESEWNSMVVGVKGELLVKYKRRRLVVGN
- the LOC117833165 gene encoding obtusifoliol 14-alpha demethylase isoform X1 yields the protein MNQEMLNLADNQQMLIAGAALLLATITFIKLLVWSGSRGKHLPPTILALPVVGGLIRFMRGPISMIWEEYARLGSVFTLCILNHKITFLIGPEVSEHFFNGHESELSQQEVYKFTVAAFGPGVSFDVKYSVRLEQIRIFAEAVRGNNLRSYVGQMVSEAEEYFTKWGDSGTVDLKYELEQIILLITSRCLLGREVRENLFNDVATLFRDLCNGMQPVSVIFPYLPIPAHRRRDRARARLGEMFSTIIKSRKASGQSEEDMLQRLIDYKYKNGRPTTEGEITGLLIAVLFGGQQTSSITSTWTGAYLLQFKQYFAAAVEEQKEVMKRHGNKIDYDILAEMDVLHRCVKEALRLQPPLPLLFRYSHSDFTVTTKEGKELVVPKGHMVATSPSVANRLPHIYKNPDTYDPNRFAPGRNEDKAAGALSYIPFGGGKHWCIGQLFAYLEIETVWAHLLRNFELELVSPFPESEWNSMVVGVKGELLVKYKRRRLVVGN